Proteins found in one Quercus robur chromosome 2, dhQueRobu3.1, whole genome shotgun sequence genomic segment:
- the LOC126706511 gene encoding NADPH:adrenodoxin oxidoreductase, mitochondrial-like produces the protein MTLYSGVVPNIRGRVLHDTSGDPTLLEEGLYVCGWLKRGPTGIIATNLYCAEETVVSIFEDLNLLASKASLPKPGREGLLHLLDNRNVKFVQFSAWEKIDSTETRLGNLKNKPRDKLTTWEELLKVARE, from the exons ATGACTTTGTATTCAGGTGTGGTTCCCAACATCAGAGGTCGAGTTCTACATGATACTTCAGGAGATCCAACTCTGCTTGAGGAGGGATTGTATGTATGTGGATGGTTGAAAAGAGGACCAACTGGGATAATTGCTACAAACCTCTATTGTGCCGAGGAAACC GTTGTGAGTATATTTGAAGATCTTAATCTATTGGCATCAAAAGCCAGCTTGCCCAAGCCAGGCAGAGAGGGTCTACTCCATTTATTAGATAACCGGAATGTCAAATTTGTGCAGTTCAGTGCCTGGGAAAAGATAGACTCTACAGAAACTAGGCTTGGGAATCTTAAAAACAAACCCAGGGATAAATTAACTACGTGGGAGGAGCTACTCAAAGTTGCCAGGGAATAA